Proteins encoded together in one Salmo trutta chromosome 3, fSalTru1.1, whole genome shotgun sequence window:
- the tap1 gene encoding antigen peptide transporter 1, producing MPKMNFSPLLFLCMDVCVVQTVRLAQLSPLLLHHPLITLWGGSLLRAGLHLFLTFTFPGSPPWMSSFEGLQSIGVLCFHCPLYISLLWACGQSILGQLWGWHSWQGLLQGYCVTVVACLYWTRYVPSLLTKPTKEPQKKTGASLEKLMGYMKPYIIRFGAVLSLVVISSLGEMAIPHYTGRMTDWIMNEDEPEAFTHAIMVMSLITGVSAVCEFVCDLIYNITMSRIHTSIQGLVFQSVLKQEIAFFDKAQTGDLVSRITTDTNDMSESLSEKLSLLMWYFMRVTFLFLFMLNLSWKLSLFTAMGLPIIWVIPKISGKWYQELGAKVQKSLAQANDVATETFSSMKTVRSFANEEGETERYRKRLEKTYSLNKEEAAAYAASTWTNSMSSLFLKVSILYYGGSLVTGGTVSSGDLVAFVLYELQFSSAVEAVMSYYPSVMRAIGGSEKIFEYVDRQPQVPPEGTLAPQNLEGHVQFKNVTFTYPTREDTPVLKGLSLELRPGQITALVGASGAGKSTCVSLLERFYLPQEGEILLDGEPLHSYKNQYLHDKISVVSQEPVLFARSVKDNIKYGRDDATDEEIYRAAELANAHKFISDLPNGYDTDAGEKGGQVSGGQKQRIAIARALIRKPRILVLDDATSNLDTESEHLVHQALLKDSNPCSVLLIAHKLSTVEKANHIVVLEEGKVLEEGSHVELLEKGGTYADLVNKQNTGFQRKEGEELKN from the exons ATGCCGAAAATGAACTTCTCTCCGCTGCTCTTCCTgtgcatggatgtgtgtgtggtgcagACAGTCCGCTTGGCCcaactctcccctcttctcctccaccaTCCCCTCATCACCTTGTGGGGTGGAAGCCTGCTCCGTGCCGGCCTCCACCTCTTTCTCACCTTCACATTCCCTGGAAGTCCCCCATGGATGAGCAGCTTCGAGGGGCTCCAGAGCATAGGGGTCCTCTGCTTCCATTGCCCACTCTACATCAGCCTTCTCTGGGCATGTGGCCAGTCCATCCTGGGGCAGCTATGGGGATGGCATTCCTGGCAGGGG CTCCTTCAGGGCTACTGCGTAACAGTCGTAGCATGTTTGTACTGGACACGCTACGTCCCTTCTCTTCTTACCAAGCCCACCAAGGAACCACAGAAGAAGACTGGCGCCTCTCTAGAGAAGCTGATGGGATACATGAAGCCTTATATCATACGCTTTGGAGCCGTGCTGAGTCTTGTCGTCATCTCTTCCCTTGGTGAGATGGCTATTCCCCACTACACCGGTCGAATGACAGACTGGATTATGAATGAAGACGAGCCTGAAGCCTTTACTCACGCCATCATGGTCATGTCTCTGATTACAGGCGTGAG tgctgtgtgtgagtttgtgtgtgatcTCATCTACAACATCACCATGAGTCGTATACACACCTCCATCCAGGGCCTAGTCTTCCAGTCGGTGCTGAAGCAGGAGATTGCTTTCTTTGACAAAGCACAGACAG GTGACCTTGTGTCACGCATCACCACGGACACCAACGACATGAGTGAGTCTCTGAGTGAGAAGTTGAGTCTGCTGATGTGGTACTTCATGCGGGTCactttcctcttcctcttcatgcTCAATCTCTCCTGGAAGCTGTCACTCTTCACCGCTATGGGGCTTCCTATCATCTGGGTCATACCAAAGATATCCGGCAAGTGGTACCAG GAGCTCGGTGCGAAGGTTCAAAAGTCACTAGCCCAGGCCAATGACGTTGCCACGGAGACCTTCTCCTCTATGAAGACAGTACGCAGCTTTGCCAACGAGGAGGGTGAGACGGAGCGCTACAGGAAGAGGCTGGAGAAAACCTACTCTCTGAATAAAGAGGAAGCAGCAGCCTACGCAGCCTCAACCTGGACCAATAGT ATGTCAAGCCTGTTCCTGAAGGTCAGTATCCTGTACTATGGCGGTAGTCTGGTGACAGGGGGGACCGTCAGCAGTGGGGACCTGGTGGCCTTTGTGCTCTACGAGCTCCAATTCTCCTCTGCTGTGGAG GCCGTGATGTCGTATTACCCAAGTGTGATGAGGGCAATCGGTGGCTCTGAGAAGATATTTGAGTATGTGGACCGGCAGCCCCAGGTTCCTCCAGAAGGCACCCTCGCCCCACAGAATCTTGAGGGACATGTTCAGTTCAAGAATGTCACATTTACCTACCCTACCAGGGAAGATACACCTGTGCTCAAG GGCCTGTCTCTGGAACTGAGGCCTGGGCAGATCACTGCCTTGGTGGGGGCTTCTGGAGCAGGGAAAAGCACCTGTGTGAGCCTGCTGGAGAGGTTCTACCTGCCCCAGGAAGGCGAGATCCTATTGGATGGAGAGCCACTGCACAGCTACAAGAACCAATACCTACACGACAAG ATCAGTGTGGTGAGTCAGGAGCCGGTGTTGTTTGCTCGTTCTGTCAAAGATAACATAAAATATGGCAGAGATGATGCCACTGATGAGGAGATATACCGGGCTGCTGAGCTGGCCAATGCCCACAAGTTCATCTCTGACCTGCCCAATGGCTATGATACAG ATGCCGGGGAAAAGGGAGGCCAGGTTTCAGGAGGGCAGAAGCAACGCATTGCCATCGCCAGAGCTCTGATCAGAAAGCCTCGGATTCTAGTGCTGGACGATGCCACCAGTAACTTGGACACAGAGAGCGAGCATTTG GTCCACCAAGCTCTGCTCAAGGACTCAAACCCCTGCTCAGTGCTGCTGATTGCTCATAAGCTGAGCACTGTGGAGAAGGCCAATCACATTGTCGTTCTTGAGGAGGGAAAGGTGCTAGAGGAGGGGAGCCATGTTGAGCTGCTGGAGAAAGGTGGAACCTATGCTGACCTGGTGAACAAGCAGAACACTGGCTTCCAGCGCAAAGAAGGGGAGGAGCTGAAAAACTAA
- the notchl gene encoding neurogenic locus notch homolog protein 1 isoform X2 encodes MMLVLWTAVLLGLSRWCRAASPGGDPWAQCPSGQCKAKFGDGSCDKKCTEPECLRDGFDCLRDKGRCNSGHIHYCRDHYANSYCDQGCESAACGWDGSDCHRHRIPLWAKGTLLLHTYVPLQHGTFSNSSLLWALSTLLQTPLKLRGTVPLDPSKDLFTFNPQQLEDLLAQASSDDSNGSLLFLQVDNRPCSRLPSTCFPYAIEAANFLRAATSSTHVSVPSHPELKAIISVRGVGEEIGGREEDPVEEKEDTNDGATPPWLWAVIGVATGLVLALVLMVVLVIRRVRRRRAEREGGGERVRHRSTVTENDSGANVAKAWAQHAPHREQRGRTGREKDRNGIKKKKAKEAEKKRRREPLGEDALRLRPLKKDLDIGSDTDFTQSSMEDINRSICDHRTQEQKHYRSPPQSPIQPPLLAPPRGRERNAVPSPHHRTPNQSASVQWCGPDGSVVLIRAVRSGLDRVVLELLRAGVPVNNTDHTGRSALHWACSVNHLSLTRTLTRYGAAVDLQDNKGETALFLSALHGCYDTARFLLLNGANQDLSDRRGRRALDVAREGMHHQVLELLLAHRVQRGHIPMEQANDMLWDERALLYSQWVNSPGLPGRSASFSGVIGHWDMSSPPPSDWSMGRVQCPSPQNWRPQLNQSATALVTPRIMGRPPRPISTLQEITSEDEDREMPQEVPRAATPHFLLPQPAPRQRSFSCTQNALQRRSSSQQPEPTYVALSEKIANEPIERVTVVPPTDAPTQSDRRSIVDSSDNPSRAAPEIEAASFKKADQKARSEKLNNHMPDSNQTAL; translated from the exons ATGATGCTGGTGCTGTGGACGGCTGTTCTGTTGGGTTTGAGCAGGTGGTGTCGAG CAGCGTCTCCTGGTGGTGACCCCTGGGCCCAGTGTCCGTCCGGACAGTGTAAGGCCAAGTTTGGAGATGGGTCATGTGATAAAAAGTGCACCGAGCCCGAGTGTCTGAGAGACGGGTTCGACTGTCTGAGAGACAAAGGACGCTGCAA TTCAGGCCACATCCACTACTGCCGAGACCACTATGCCAACTCTTACTGTGACCAGGGCTGTGAAAGCGCCGCCTGTGGCTGGGACGGGAGTGACTGTCACAGGCACCGCATCCCTCTGTGGGCTAAGGGTACCCTGCTCCTGCACACCTACGTCCCCCTGCAACACGGCACATTTTCCAACAGTTCCCTTCTCTGGGCCCTCAGCACCCTCCTGCAGACGCCCCTCAAACTGCGCGGCACGGTGCCCCTTGACCCCAGCAAGGACCTCTTCACCTTTAATCCCCAGCAGCTCGAAGACCTGCTGGCTCAAGCTTCTTCGGATGACTCAAATGG CTCTCTCCTATTCCTGCAAGTGGATAACAGGCCGTGCTCCCGTCTTCCTTCTACCTGTTTCCCATACGCCATCGAAGCAGCTAACTTCCTACGGGCTGCTACGTCCTCGACTCATGTGTCGGTCCCCTCTCACCCAGAATTAAAGGCCATTATTAGTGTAAGAGGGGTTGGGGAGGaaataggagggagagaggaggacccAGTTGAGGAAAAAGAGGACACTAATGATG GAGCAACACCTCCATGGCTATGGGCTGTGATCGGAGTGGCAACGGGCCTGGTACTGGCTTTGGTGTTGATGGTTGTCTTGGTGATCAGAAGGGTGAGACGACGACGagcggagagggagggaggaggagagagggttaggcaCAGATCCACTGTCACTGAGAATGACAGCGGAGCCAATGTGGCCAAGGCATGGGCACAGCACGCACCCCACCGAGAGCAGAGgggcaggacagggagagagaaagacaggaatgGGATAAAGAAGAAGAAAGCAAAGGAGGCTGAGAAGAAAAGACGCAGAGAGCCACTGGGGGAGGATGCCCTTCGACTGCG GCCCCTGAAAAAGGACCTGGATATTGGAAGTGACACTGACTTTACCCAGAGTTCTATGGAGGACATCAACAGGTCCATCTGTGACCACCGAACGCAAGAGCAGAAGCACTACCGCAGCCCCCCACAATCCCCCATACAAC CTCCACTTTTAGCTCCCCCAAGAGGACGGGAGAGAAATGCTGTCCCGTCGCCACATCACAGAACACCCAATCAA TCTGCTTCGGTTCAATGGTGTGGTCCAGATGGGTCAGTGGTCCTGATTCGTGCGGTCCGGAGTGGGCTTGACCGTGTGGTACTGGAGCTGCTACGAGCTGGGGTGCCGGTCAACAACACAGACCACACTG GGAGATCAGCCCTCCACTGGGCATGCTCAGTTAACCACCTCTCCTTGACAAGAACCCTCACTCGCTACGGTGCTGCGGTGGACCTACAGGACAACAAG GGTGAGACTGCTCTGTTCCTCTCCGCCCTCCATGGTTGCTACGACACCGCTCGGTTCCTGCTCCTGAACGGGGCCAATCAGGATCTGTCTGATCGGAGAGGACGCCGGGCACTGGATGTTGCCCGAGAGGGCATGCATCATCAAGTCCTGGAGCTCCTATTGGCTCACAGGGTTCAGAGAGGGCATATTCCTATGGAGCAAGCCAATGATATGCTGTGGGATGAGCGTGCCTTGCTGTATAGCCAATGGGTGAATTCCCCTGGGCTCCCTGGGAGAAGTGCCTCCTTCTCTGGTGTCATAGGGCATTGGGATATGTCTTCGCCTCCACCAAG TGATTGGTCAATGGGCAGAGTGCAGTGCCCTTCTCCTCAGAACTGGCGGCCACAGCTCAACCAATCAGCGACCGCATTGGTTACCCCAAGAATCATGGGGCGTCCACCACGGCCAATCAGCACTCTGCAGGAGATTACCTCAGAGGACGAAGATCGCGAAATGCCCCAGGAAGTCCCGAGAGCAGCGACGCCGCACTTCCTGTTACCCCAGCCTGCTCCTCGACAGCGGTCCTTCTCCTGTACCCAGAATGCACTGCAGCGTCGCTCCAGTTCACAGCAGCCCGAACCGACATATGTTGCCTTATCAGAGAAAATAGCCAATGAGCCCATAGAAAGAGTGACCGTAGTCCCTCCTACAGATGCTCCCACCCAATCAGATCGCAGATCAATAGTGGATAGTAGCGACAACCCCAGCAGGGCAGCGCCAGAGATTGAGGCAGCGAGTTTTAAAAAGGCAGACCAGAAAGCCCGAAGTGAGAAGCTAAATAACCACATGCCTGACTCTAACCAAACAGCTTTGTAA
- the notchl gene encoding neurogenic locus notch homolog protein 1 isoform X3, whose amino-acid sequence MMLVLWTAVLLGLSRWCRAAASPGGDPWAQCPSGQCKAKFGDGSCDKKCTEPECLRDGFDCLRDKGRCNSGHIHYCRDHYANSYCDQGCESAACGWDGSDCHRHRIPLWAKGTLLLHTYVPLQHGTFSNSSLLWALSTLLQTPLKLRGTVPLDPSKDLFTFNPQQLEDLLAQASSDDSNGSLLFLQVDNRPCSRLPSTCFPYAIEAANFLRAATSSTHVSVPSHPELKAIISVRGVGEEIGGREEDPVEEKEDTNDGATPPWLWAVIGVATGLVLALVLMVVLVIRRVRRRRAEREGGGERVRHRSTVTENDSGANVAKAWAQHAPHREQRGRTGREKDRNGIKKKKAKEAEKKRRREPLGEDALRLRPLKKDLDIGSDTDFTQSSMEDINRSICDHRTQEQKHYRSPPQSPIQPPPRGRERNAVPSPHHRTPNQSASVQWCGPDGSVVLIRAVRSGLDRVVLELLRAGVPVNNTDHTGRSALHWACSVNHLSLTRTLTRYGAAVDLQDNKGETALFLSALHGCYDTARFLLLNGANQDLSDRRGRRALDVAREGMHHQVLELLLAHRVQRGHIPMEQANDMLWDERALLYSQWVNSPGLPGRSASFSGVIGHWDMSSPPPSDWSMGRVQCPSPQNWRPQLNQSATALVTPRIMGRPPRPISTLQEITSEDEDREMPQEVPRAATPHFLLPQPAPRQRSFSCTQNALQRRSSSQQPEPTYVALSEKIANEPIERVTVVPPTDAPTQSDRRSIVDSSDNPSRAAPEIEAASFKKADQKARSEKLNNHMPDSNQTAL is encoded by the exons ATGATGCTGGTGCTGTGGACGGCTGTTCTGTTGGGTTTGAGCAGGTGGTGTCGAG CAGCAGCGTCTCCTGGTGGTGACCCCTGGGCCCAGTGTCCGTCCGGACAGTGTAAGGCCAAGTTTGGAGATGGGTCATGTGATAAAAAGTGCACCGAGCCCGAGTGTCTGAGAGACGGGTTCGACTGTCTGAGAGACAAAGGACGCTGCAA TTCAGGCCACATCCACTACTGCCGAGACCACTATGCCAACTCTTACTGTGACCAGGGCTGTGAAAGCGCCGCCTGTGGCTGGGACGGGAGTGACTGTCACAGGCACCGCATCCCTCTGTGGGCTAAGGGTACCCTGCTCCTGCACACCTACGTCCCCCTGCAACACGGCACATTTTCCAACAGTTCCCTTCTCTGGGCCCTCAGCACCCTCCTGCAGACGCCCCTCAAACTGCGCGGCACGGTGCCCCTTGACCCCAGCAAGGACCTCTTCACCTTTAATCCCCAGCAGCTCGAAGACCTGCTGGCTCAAGCTTCTTCGGATGACTCAAATGG CTCTCTCCTATTCCTGCAAGTGGATAACAGGCCGTGCTCCCGTCTTCCTTCTACCTGTTTCCCATACGCCATCGAAGCAGCTAACTTCCTACGGGCTGCTACGTCCTCGACTCATGTGTCGGTCCCCTCTCACCCAGAATTAAAGGCCATTATTAGTGTAAGAGGGGTTGGGGAGGaaataggagggagagaggaggacccAGTTGAGGAAAAAGAGGACACTAATGATG GAGCAACACCTCCATGGCTATGGGCTGTGATCGGAGTGGCAACGGGCCTGGTACTGGCTTTGGTGTTGATGGTTGTCTTGGTGATCAGAAGGGTGAGACGACGACGagcggagagggagggaggaggagagagggttaggcaCAGATCCACTGTCACTGAGAATGACAGCGGAGCCAATGTGGCCAAGGCATGGGCACAGCACGCACCCCACCGAGAGCAGAGgggcaggacagggagagagaaagacaggaatgGGATAAAGAAGAAGAAAGCAAAGGAGGCTGAGAAGAAAAGACGCAGAGAGCCACTGGGGGAGGATGCCCTTCGACTGCG GCCCCTGAAAAAGGACCTGGATATTGGAAGTGACACTGACTTTACCCAGAGTTCTATGGAGGACATCAACAGGTCCATCTGTGACCACCGAACGCAAGAGCAGAAGCACTACCGCAGCCCCCCACAATCCCCCATACAAC CTCCCCCAAGAGGACGGGAGAGAAATGCTGTCCCGTCGCCACATCACAGAACACCCAATCAA TCTGCTTCGGTTCAATGGTGTGGTCCAGATGGGTCAGTGGTCCTGATTCGTGCGGTCCGGAGTGGGCTTGACCGTGTGGTACTGGAGCTGCTACGAGCTGGGGTGCCGGTCAACAACACAGACCACACTG GGAGATCAGCCCTCCACTGGGCATGCTCAGTTAACCACCTCTCCTTGACAAGAACCCTCACTCGCTACGGTGCTGCGGTGGACCTACAGGACAACAAG GGTGAGACTGCTCTGTTCCTCTCCGCCCTCCATGGTTGCTACGACACCGCTCGGTTCCTGCTCCTGAACGGGGCCAATCAGGATCTGTCTGATCGGAGAGGACGCCGGGCACTGGATGTTGCCCGAGAGGGCATGCATCATCAAGTCCTGGAGCTCCTATTGGCTCACAGGGTTCAGAGAGGGCATATTCCTATGGAGCAAGCCAATGATATGCTGTGGGATGAGCGTGCCTTGCTGTATAGCCAATGGGTGAATTCCCCTGGGCTCCCTGGGAGAAGTGCCTCCTTCTCTGGTGTCATAGGGCATTGGGATATGTCTTCGCCTCCACCAAG TGATTGGTCAATGGGCAGAGTGCAGTGCCCTTCTCCTCAGAACTGGCGGCCACAGCTCAACCAATCAGCGACCGCATTGGTTACCCCAAGAATCATGGGGCGTCCACCACGGCCAATCAGCACTCTGCAGGAGATTACCTCAGAGGACGAAGATCGCGAAATGCCCCAGGAAGTCCCGAGAGCAGCGACGCCGCACTTCCTGTTACCCCAGCCTGCTCCTCGACAGCGGTCCTTCTCCTGTACCCAGAATGCACTGCAGCGTCGCTCCAGTTCACAGCAGCCCGAACCGACATATGTTGCCTTATCAGAGAAAATAGCCAATGAGCCCATAGAAAGAGTGACCGTAGTCCCTCCTACAGATGCTCCCACCCAATCAGATCGCAGATCAATAGTGGATAGTAGCGACAACCCCAGCAGGGCAGCGCCAGAGATTGAGGCAGCGAGTTTTAAAAAGGCAGACCAGAAAGCCCGAAGTGAGAAGCTAAATAACCACATGCCTGACTCTAACCAAACAGCTTTGTAA
- the notchl gene encoding neurogenic locus notch homolog protein 1 isoform X1, whose protein sequence is MMLVLWTAVLLGLSRWCRAAASPGGDPWAQCPSGQCKAKFGDGSCDKKCTEPECLRDGFDCLRDKGRCNSGHIHYCRDHYANSYCDQGCESAACGWDGSDCHRHRIPLWAKGTLLLHTYVPLQHGTFSNSSLLWALSTLLQTPLKLRGTVPLDPSKDLFTFNPQQLEDLLAQASSDDSNGSLLFLQVDNRPCSRLPSTCFPYAIEAANFLRAATSSTHVSVPSHPELKAIISVRGVGEEIGGREEDPVEEKEDTNDGATPPWLWAVIGVATGLVLALVLMVVLVIRRVRRRRAEREGGGERVRHRSTVTENDSGANVAKAWAQHAPHREQRGRTGREKDRNGIKKKKAKEAEKKRRREPLGEDALRLRPLKKDLDIGSDTDFTQSSMEDINRSICDHRTQEQKHYRSPPQSPIQPPLLAPPRGRERNAVPSPHHRTPNQSASVQWCGPDGSVVLIRAVRSGLDRVVLELLRAGVPVNNTDHTGRSALHWACSVNHLSLTRTLTRYGAAVDLQDNKGETALFLSALHGCYDTARFLLLNGANQDLSDRRGRRALDVAREGMHHQVLELLLAHRVQRGHIPMEQANDMLWDERALLYSQWVNSPGLPGRSASFSGVIGHWDMSSPPPSDWSMGRVQCPSPQNWRPQLNQSATALVTPRIMGRPPRPISTLQEITSEDEDREMPQEVPRAATPHFLLPQPAPRQRSFSCTQNALQRRSSSQQPEPTYVALSEKIANEPIERVTVVPPTDAPTQSDRRSIVDSSDNPSRAAPEIEAASFKKADQKARSEKLNNHMPDSNQTAL, encoded by the exons ATGATGCTGGTGCTGTGGACGGCTGTTCTGTTGGGTTTGAGCAGGTGGTGTCGAG CAGCAGCGTCTCCTGGTGGTGACCCCTGGGCCCAGTGTCCGTCCGGACAGTGTAAGGCCAAGTTTGGAGATGGGTCATGTGATAAAAAGTGCACCGAGCCCGAGTGTCTGAGAGACGGGTTCGACTGTCTGAGAGACAAAGGACGCTGCAA TTCAGGCCACATCCACTACTGCCGAGACCACTATGCCAACTCTTACTGTGACCAGGGCTGTGAAAGCGCCGCCTGTGGCTGGGACGGGAGTGACTGTCACAGGCACCGCATCCCTCTGTGGGCTAAGGGTACCCTGCTCCTGCACACCTACGTCCCCCTGCAACACGGCACATTTTCCAACAGTTCCCTTCTCTGGGCCCTCAGCACCCTCCTGCAGACGCCCCTCAAACTGCGCGGCACGGTGCCCCTTGACCCCAGCAAGGACCTCTTCACCTTTAATCCCCAGCAGCTCGAAGACCTGCTGGCTCAAGCTTCTTCGGATGACTCAAATGG CTCTCTCCTATTCCTGCAAGTGGATAACAGGCCGTGCTCCCGTCTTCCTTCTACCTGTTTCCCATACGCCATCGAAGCAGCTAACTTCCTACGGGCTGCTACGTCCTCGACTCATGTGTCGGTCCCCTCTCACCCAGAATTAAAGGCCATTATTAGTGTAAGAGGGGTTGGGGAGGaaataggagggagagaggaggacccAGTTGAGGAAAAAGAGGACACTAATGATG GAGCAACACCTCCATGGCTATGGGCTGTGATCGGAGTGGCAACGGGCCTGGTACTGGCTTTGGTGTTGATGGTTGTCTTGGTGATCAGAAGGGTGAGACGACGACGagcggagagggagggaggaggagagagggttaggcaCAGATCCACTGTCACTGAGAATGACAGCGGAGCCAATGTGGCCAAGGCATGGGCACAGCACGCACCCCACCGAGAGCAGAGgggcaggacagggagagagaaagacaggaatgGGATAAAGAAGAAGAAAGCAAAGGAGGCTGAGAAGAAAAGACGCAGAGAGCCACTGGGGGAGGATGCCCTTCGACTGCG GCCCCTGAAAAAGGACCTGGATATTGGAAGTGACACTGACTTTACCCAGAGTTCTATGGAGGACATCAACAGGTCCATCTGTGACCACCGAACGCAAGAGCAGAAGCACTACCGCAGCCCCCCACAATCCCCCATACAAC CTCCACTTTTAGCTCCCCCAAGAGGACGGGAGAGAAATGCTGTCCCGTCGCCACATCACAGAACACCCAATCAA TCTGCTTCGGTTCAATGGTGTGGTCCAGATGGGTCAGTGGTCCTGATTCGTGCGGTCCGGAGTGGGCTTGACCGTGTGGTACTGGAGCTGCTACGAGCTGGGGTGCCGGTCAACAACACAGACCACACTG GGAGATCAGCCCTCCACTGGGCATGCTCAGTTAACCACCTCTCCTTGACAAGAACCCTCACTCGCTACGGTGCTGCGGTGGACCTACAGGACAACAAG GGTGAGACTGCTCTGTTCCTCTCCGCCCTCCATGGTTGCTACGACACCGCTCGGTTCCTGCTCCTGAACGGGGCCAATCAGGATCTGTCTGATCGGAGAGGACGCCGGGCACTGGATGTTGCCCGAGAGGGCATGCATCATCAAGTCCTGGAGCTCCTATTGGCTCACAGGGTTCAGAGAGGGCATATTCCTATGGAGCAAGCCAATGATATGCTGTGGGATGAGCGTGCCTTGCTGTATAGCCAATGGGTGAATTCCCCTGGGCTCCCTGGGAGAAGTGCCTCCTTCTCTGGTGTCATAGGGCATTGGGATATGTCTTCGCCTCCACCAAG TGATTGGTCAATGGGCAGAGTGCAGTGCCCTTCTCCTCAGAACTGGCGGCCACAGCTCAACCAATCAGCGACCGCATTGGTTACCCCAAGAATCATGGGGCGTCCACCACGGCCAATCAGCACTCTGCAGGAGATTACCTCAGAGGACGAAGATCGCGAAATGCCCCAGGAAGTCCCGAGAGCAGCGACGCCGCACTTCCTGTTACCCCAGCCTGCTCCTCGACAGCGGTCCTTCTCCTGTACCCAGAATGCACTGCAGCGTCGCTCCAGTTCACAGCAGCCCGAACCGACATATGTTGCCTTATCAGAGAAAATAGCCAATGAGCCCATAGAAAGAGTGACCGTAGTCCCTCCTACAGATGCTCCCACCCAATCAGATCGCAGATCAATAGTGGATAGTAGCGACAACCCCAGCAGGGCAGCGCCAGAGATTGAGGCAGCGAGTTTTAAAAAGGCAGACCAGAAAGCCCGAAGTGAGAAGCTAAATAACCACATGCCTGACTCTAACCAAACAGCTTTGTAA
- the LOC115178278 gene encoding pre-B-cell leukemia transcription factor 2 isoform X2, translating to MKPALFSVLCEIKEKTGLSMRNAQEEESQDPQLVRLDNMLLAEGVAGPEKGGGAAAAVSAATSSGGMSPDSSLEHSDYKSKLSQIRNIYHTEMEKYDQACSEFTTHVMNLLREQSRTRPVSPREIERMVAIIHRKFSSIQTQLKQSTCEAVMILRSRFLDARRKRRNFSKQATEVLNEYFYSHLANPYPSEEAKEELAKQCSITVSQVCNWFGNKRIRYKKNIGKFQEEANIYAMKTAIVATQNEDSPHTPNSTGSGGFSLTGPDLFLGVPPMNGEQPVFMGAQTNGNWQGQNTPPSATSPGNDHSGDSD from the exons GCCTATCAATGCGAAATGCTCAGGAGGAAGAATCACAGGACCCACAGCTGGTGCGATTGGACAACATGCTGCTGGCGGAGGGTGTGGCTGGGCCGGAGAAAGGTGGCGGGGCGGCAGCGGCGGTGTCCGCAGCGACCAGCTCTGGAGGGATGTCGCCAGACAGCTCACTGGAACACTCAGACTACAAAAGCAAGTTGAGCCAGATTCGCAACATCTATCACACTGAGATGGAGAAATATGACCAG GCCTGTAGTGAGTTCACTACCCATGTGATGAACCTGCTGAGGGAGCAGTCACGAACGCGGCCGGTGTCACCGAGGGAGATCGAGCGCATGGTGGCCATCATCCACCGCAAGTTCAGCTCCATCCAGACTCAACTCAAGCAGAGCACCTGCGAGGCCGTTATGATCCTGAGGTCCCGCTTCCTCGACGCCAG GCGTAAGAGACGTAACTTCAGCAAGCAGGCGACGGAAGTCCTGAACGAGTATTTCTACTCCCATCTCGCCAACCCTTACCCCAGTGAAGAGGCCAAAGAAGAACTAGCCAAACAGTGTAGCATCACTGTCTCTCAG GTGTGCAACTGGTTTGGCAACAAGAGAATCCGCTACAAGAAGAACATTGGGAAGTTCCAAGAGGAGGCCAACATCTATGCCATGAAGACGGCCATCGTGGCGACACAGAACGAGGACTCTCCACACACGCCCAACTCAACAG GATCGGGGGGCTTCTCACTCACTGGACCAGACCTTTTCCTGGGTGTTCCACCAATGAATGGAGAGCAGCCTGTCTTCATGGGAGCACAA ACTAATGGGAACTGGCAAGGGCAAAACACTCCCCCCTCTGCCACTTCCCCAGGAAACGACCACTCAGGAGACTCTGACTGA